The following coding sequences lie in one Manis javanica isolate MJ-LG chromosome X, MJ_LKY, whole genome shotgun sequence genomic window:
- the PIN4 gene encoding peptidyl-prolyl cis-trans isomerase NIMA-interacting 4 isoform X2 — protein sequence MPPKGKSGSRKGGGAASGSDCSDKKAQGPKGGGSTVKVRHILCEKHGKIMEAMEKLKSGVRFNEVATQYSEDKARQGGDLGWMTRGSMVGPFQEAAFALPVSGLDKPVFTDPPVKTKFGYHIVMVEGRK from the exons ATGCCGCCCAAAGGGAAAAGCGGTTCTAGGAAAGGGG ggggagcagcctctgggagtGACTGTTCTGACAAGAAGGCTCAGGGTCCCAAAGGTGGTGGCAGTACAGTAAAG GTCAGACACATCCTGTGTGAAAAACATGGGAAAATCATGGAAGCCATGGAAAAATTAAAGTCTGGAGTGAGATTCAATGAAGTGGCCACACAATATAGTGAAGATAAAGCCAGGCAAGGG GGCGACTTGGGTTGGATGACCAGAGGGTCCATGGTGGGACCATTTCAAGAAGCAGCATTTGCCTTGCCTGTAAGTGGGCTGGATAAACCTGTGTTTACAGACCCTCCAGTTAAAACAAAATTTGGATACCATATTGTTATGgtagaagggagaaaataa
- the PIN4 gene encoding peptidyl-prolyl cis-trans isomerase NIMA-interacting 4 isoform X1, with translation MPPKGKSGSRKGGKGGAASGSDCSDKKAQGPKGGGSTVKVRHILCEKHGKIMEAMEKLKSGVRFNEVATQYSEDKARQGGDLGWMTRGSMVGPFQEAAFALPVSGLDKPVFTDPPVKTKFGYHIVMVEGRK, from the exons ATGCCGCCCAAAGGGAAAAGCGGTTCTAGGAAAGGGGGTAAAG ggggagcagcctctgggagtGACTGTTCTGACAAGAAGGCTCAGGGTCCCAAAGGTGGTGGCAGTACAGTAAAG GTCAGACACATCCTGTGTGAAAAACATGGGAAAATCATGGAAGCCATGGAAAAATTAAAGTCTGGAGTGAGATTCAATGAAGTGGCCACACAATATAGTGAAGATAAAGCCAGGCAAGGG GGCGACTTGGGTTGGATGACCAGAGGGTCCATGGTGGGACCATTTCAAGAAGCAGCATTTGCCTTGCCTGTAAGTGGGCTGGATAAACCTGTGTTTACAGACCCTCCAGTTAAAACAAAATTTGGATACCATATTGTTATGgtagaagggagaaaataa
- the PIN4 gene encoding peptidyl-prolyl cis-trans isomerase NIMA-interacting 4 isoform X3 — translation MGSGGAASGSDCSDKKAQGPKGGGSTVKVRHILCEKHGKIMEAMEKLKSGVRFNEVATQYSEDKARQGGDLGWMTRGSMVGPFQEAAFALPVSGLDKPVFTDPPVKTKFGYHIVMVEGRK, via the exons ATGGGGTCGG ggggagcagcctctgggagtGACTGTTCTGACAAGAAGGCTCAGGGTCCCAAAGGTGGTGGCAGTACAGTAAAG GTCAGACACATCCTGTGTGAAAAACATGGGAAAATCATGGAAGCCATGGAAAAATTAAAGTCTGGAGTGAGATTCAATGAAGTGGCCACACAATATAGTGAAGATAAAGCCAGGCAAGGG GGCGACTTGGGTTGGATGACCAGAGGGTCCATGGTGGGACCATTTCAAGAAGCAGCATTTGCCTTGCCTGTAAGTGGGCTGGATAAACCTGTGTTTACAGACCCTCCAGTTAAAACAAAATTTGGATACCATATTGTTATGgtagaagggagaaaataa